In Candidatus Saccharibacteria bacterium oral taxon 488, a single window of DNA contains:
- the rpsT gene encoding 30S ribosomal protein S20, with amino-acid sequence MPIIKSAIKRAKQTLKRRERNIGIKRDIKSAVKAFMAEPSAATLAAAHSELDTAVKKNLLKKNTAARRKSALSAIAKKAGVKLEATKKPAAKAPAKTTAKTTTKSTATKKPAAKKPAAKEAK; translated from the coding sequence ATGCCAATCATCAAATCCGCCATCAAACGGGCAAAACAAACCCTAAAACGCCGCGAGCGCAATATCGGTATCAAGCGCGACATCAAGTCAGCCGTCAAGGCCTTCATGGCCGAGCCAAGCGCCGCAACGCTGGCCGCTGCCCATAGTGAACTTGACACCGCTGTCAAGAAGAACCTGCTGAAGAAAAATACTGCTGCCCGGCGCAAGAGTGCCCTCTCAGCTATCGCGAAAAAAGCCGGTGTTAAGCTTGAAGCGACCAAAAAACCAGCTGCCAAAGCCCCAGCAAAGACGACGGCAAAGACTACCACCAAGTCAACCGCTACCAAAAAACCAGCTGCAAAAAAGCCAGCAGCCAAAGAAGCTAAATAG